The following proteins are encoded in a genomic region of Sorangiineae bacterium MSr12523:
- a CDS encoding Gfo/Idh/MocA family oxidoreductase, producing the protein MSLVVLVLGTGSIGMRHLQVLSEIEGIRAVAVPARAERVDELATQGHAALALEDALALGPTAAIVATDTGRHVKDAALLLRHGCHVLIEKPLAPTAHGIARLAEIAEAEKRTVAVGCYLRFHPALALFKELLGEIGDVHHVSVACQSYLPEWRANVDHRRTYAARAEEGGVLRDLVHEIDYATWLFGRPLEVSAMLTAGDSLGIASDAAADLLWRTAGGATVATRLDYLTRVRRRCIEAFGRKGEIAWDAVANTVTVRTNGAEDRVNHVGCERNTMMREQILALLACARKEPFDARLTSFDDGAFAIALCDAARASSASGQVQPVRDWRKG; encoded by the coding sequence ATGTCGCTGGTCGTGCTCGTTCTCGGCACCGGATCGATCGGAATGCGGCACCTCCAGGTGCTGTCGGAGATCGAAGGGATCCGTGCCGTGGCCGTGCCCGCTCGTGCAGAACGGGTGGACGAGCTGGCGACCCAGGGGCATGCGGCCTTGGCGCTCGAGGACGCTCTGGCCCTCGGGCCAACGGCGGCCATCGTGGCGACGGACACTGGCCGTCATGTGAAGGACGCCGCCCTGCTGCTGCGGCACGGATGCCACGTTCTCATCGAAAAGCCGCTCGCGCCGACCGCCCATGGCATTGCACGCCTTGCCGAGATCGCCGAGGCGGAAAAGCGGACGGTGGCCGTCGGCTGCTACCTGCGCTTTCATCCGGCGCTTGCCCTGTTCAAGGAGCTCCTGGGCGAGATTGGGGACGTTCACCATGTGAGCGTTGCCTGCCAGTCGTACCTCCCGGAGTGGCGGGCGAACGTGGATCATCGCCGCACATACGCGGCGCGCGCGGAAGAAGGCGGTGTTCTGCGCGATCTGGTGCACGAGATCGACTACGCCACGTGGCTCTTTGGAAGGCCGTTGGAGGTCTCGGCCATGCTCACCGCAGGTGACTCCTTGGGCATCGCCAGCGATGCCGCCGCCGATCTGCTGTGGCGAACGGCCGGCGGTGCGACCGTGGCAACGCGGCTGGACTACCTGACGCGCGTTCGACGGCGTTGCATCGAGGCCTTCGGGCGAAAGGGCGAGATCGCTTGGGACGCGGTTGCCAACACGGTGACGGTGCGGACCAACGGCGCCGAGGATCGCGTCAACCACGTCGGCTGCGAACGGAATACGATGATGCGCGAGCAAATCCTGGCCCTGCTCGCCTGTGCGCGCAAAGAGCCCTTCGACGCGCGGCTGACGTCGTTCGATGACGGCGCCTTCGCGATCGCCCTCTGCGACGCGGCCCGTGCATCGTCGGCGTCGGGCCAAGTGCAACCCGTCCGAGACTGGAGAAAAGGATGA
- a CDS encoding N-acetyl sugar amidotransferase: MRRCRRCHLPETYETIEFDEDGVCNICRSTEHKKVIDWGARKELLDALVAKYRDKSDYDCIVPFSGGKDSTFQLYYLMKEYKLKPLVVRFNHGFMRPTVRQNAERTLKALGADFLEFTPNWKLVKRVMLEAFKRKTDFCWHCHSGIYTYPLQVAIRYNVPLIFWGEPLAEISHYYDYLNDEIEYEDEAKFNMCRNLGITAEDMHGMINSPEDPVDRRDFIPYTYPALKELKRIQYCSVCLGSFIPWDYTKNSEIIKRELGWETDELEGVPSEINGHGEKIECFMQGPRDYIKYMKRGYSRSTQITAFHVRNGRMTPEQALPYVMNEGKRPPSLDVLLGYLGISEDEFNTIVRATEVSPYHHDYSRTDEAPRLWDQDLWHKEGGAGDDEASRPRVFLKVV; encoded by the coding sequence ATGAGGCGTTGTAGACGATGTCATCTTCCGGAGACGTACGAGACCATCGAGTTCGATGAGGACGGAGTCTGCAATATCTGCAGGTCGACGGAGCACAAGAAGGTCATCGACTGGGGAGCCCGCAAGGAGCTTCTCGACGCCCTCGTGGCCAAATATCGGGACAAATCGGACTACGACTGCATCGTTCCCTTCAGCGGGGGCAAGGACAGCACCTTCCAGCTCTATTACCTGATGAAGGAATACAAGTTGAAGCCGCTGGTCGTGCGCTTCAACCATGGCTTCATGCGCCCCACCGTGCGACAGAATGCCGAGCGCACCCTCAAGGCATTGGGGGCCGACTTCCTCGAGTTCACGCCGAATTGGAAGCTGGTCAAGCGCGTCATGCTCGAGGCCTTCAAGCGCAAGACGGACTTCTGCTGGCATTGCCACTCGGGCATTTACACCTATCCCTTGCAGGTGGCGATTCGTTACAACGTGCCGCTCATTTTCTGGGGTGAGCCCCTCGCCGAGATCTCGCACTATTACGATTACCTGAACGACGAGATCGAGTACGAGGACGAGGCCAAGTTCAATATGTGCCGCAACCTTGGCATCACCGCCGAGGACATGCATGGCATGATCAATTCGCCGGAAGATCCGGTCGACCGGCGCGATTTCATCCCGTACACGTACCCTGCGCTGAAGGAGCTGAAACGCATTCAGTACTGCAGCGTGTGCCTGGGCAGCTTCATCCCTTGGGACTACACGAAGAACTCCGAGATCATCAAGCGCGAGCTCGGCTGGGAGACCGACGAGCTCGAAGGCGTGCCGTCCGAGATCAACGGCCACGGCGAAAAGATCGAGTGCTTCATGCAAGGCCCGCGCGACTACATCAAGTACATGAAGCGCGGCTATTCGCGTTCTACGCAGATCACCGCCTTCCACGTGCGCAACGGCCGCATGACCCCGGAGCAGGCGCTGCCCTACGTCATGAACGAAGGAAAGCGCCCGCCCTCGCTGGACGTCTTGCTCGGCTACCTCGGGATCTCCGAGGACGAGTTCAACACCATCGTCCGCGCGACCGAGGTGTCACCGTACCATCACGACTACAGCCGCACGGATGAAGCGCCGCGGCTGTGGGATCAGGACCTCTGGCACAAAGAAGGTGGTGCGGGCGACGACGAAGCCAGCCGTCCGCGCGTCTTCTTGAAGGTCGTATGA
- the hisH gene encoding imidazole glycerol phosphate synthase subunit HisH, with amino-acid sequence MIGIIDYGVGNLRSLRNAVDHVGLDVDVLTDPEALASCDRLILPGVGAFGSAADSLRARGFEPALRAHAAAGKPLLGICVGMQLLADVGLEFGEHRGLGLIPGKVRPLESSREHPIPHVGWNDVKSQRKHPVFDVPKKNVDYYFVHSFYFDPESPDDVVAVSEYGRIFATVVARGNIVGCQFHPEKSQAGGLAFLERFAAWDGTC; translated from the coding sequence ATGATAGGCATCATCGACTATGGCGTGGGAAATCTGCGCTCGCTGCGCAATGCCGTCGACCACGTCGGTCTCGACGTGGACGTTCTCACCGATCCCGAGGCGCTGGCCAGTTGTGACAGATTGATCCTGCCCGGGGTCGGTGCGTTCGGCTCTGCGGCGGACAGCCTGCGCGCGCGCGGTTTCGAGCCGGCCTTGCGCGCGCACGCCGCCGCGGGCAAACCGCTCTTGGGCATCTGCGTCGGCATGCAGCTTCTCGCCGACGTGGGGCTCGAGTTCGGCGAACATCGGGGCCTGGGGCTCATCCCCGGCAAGGTGCGCCCGCTCGAGTCGTCACGCGAGCATCCGATTCCCCACGTGGGATGGAACGACGTGAAAAGCCAGCGCAAGCACCCGGTGTTCGACGTACCGAAGAAGAACGTCGACTACTACTTCGTGCACTCGTTCTATTTCGATCCCGAGTCCCCGGACGACGTGGTGGCCGTCTCGGAATATGGACGCATTTTTGCCACGGTGGTGGCGCGCGGAAATATCGTCGGGTGCCAATTCCATCCGGAGAAGAGCCAGGCGGGCGGCCTTGCGTTCCTCGAGCGCTTCGCCGCATGGGATGGCACATGCTGA
- a CDS encoding imidazole glycerol phosphate synthase cyclase subunit: MLKRRIIPVLLLRGDRVVKGKQFTDYRDTGNPVMATRVYNAQAADELLFLDIEATVTGRSRLAEILSRVSEEAFMPFAVGGGIRTKAEVRALIAAGADKVVITTGAVERPEVVSEVAETFGSQCVIAGIDVRREGNRYAVYVRSGRVRTELELQDHVRKLDELGAGEILVNSIDQDGMMGGYDLDMLARAVEATNKPVIVCGGAGNFRHLEEGLRAGAHAVACASLFHFGDNNPPRARAYLKNVGFPVKTV; the protein is encoded by the coding sequence ATGCTGAAGCGGCGGATCATTCCCGTGCTGCTCTTGCGCGGCGATCGCGTGGTGAAGGGCAAGCAATTCACCGACTATCGTGACACCGGCAACCCGGTCATGGCCACGCGCGTGTACAACGCCCAGGCGGCCGACGAGCTGCTCTTTCTGGACATCGAGGCCACCGTTACCGGCCGCTCTCGCCTCGCAGAGATCCTCTCGCGCGTCTCGGAGGAGGCCTTCATGCCCTTCGCCGTGGGCGGCGGTATCCGCACCAAGGCCGAAGTGCGCGCGCTCATTGCGGCCGGTGCCGACAAGGTCGTCATCACCACCGGCGCGGTGGAAAGGCCCGAGGTCGTCTCCGAGGTGGCCGAAACCTTCGGCAGCCAATGCGTGATTGCCGGCATCGACGTCCGCCGCGAGGGGAATCGCTATGCCGTGTACGTGCGCTCCGGCCGCGTTCGCACCGAGTTGGAATTGCAAGACCACGTGCGCAAACTCGATGAGCTGGGGGCGGGCGAGATCCTGGTCAATTCCATCGACCAGGACGGCATGATGGGCGGCTACGACCTCGACATGCTCGCTCGCGCGGTCGAGGCCACGAACAAGCCCGTCATCGTCTGCGGCGGCGCGGGCAATTTTCGCCACCTCGAAGAAGGCCTGCGCGCGGGTGCGCACGCCGTGGCCTGCGCAAGCTTATTTCACTTCGGAGACAACAACCCACCACGGGCCCGTGCCTATCTCAAGAACGTGGGGTTTCCAGTCAAGACGGTTTAA
- a CDS encoding acylneuraminate cytidylyltransferase family protein: MNVLFLMTARGGSKGVPRKNLRKLSGLSLIGFKAGAALRSRYCQRIVMSTDSEEIQAEARRFGVEIPFTRPAELASDTASSADVIWHAMDFFDETEGKGRFDAIMLLEPSTPFGRTEDYDRAIELMMRTGANAVVGMRKVETSSVFVGPLDAEGHIPTIVRKMREFRSSPGRQEVPTEYTMNGALYLFRWDYFRAHKNIYHDENTYGLVMPQHVSLEIDEMHDLAYAEFLVERGYIDKRDYMLDIPLSKENPRELEYR, from the coding sequence ATGAACGTACTTTTCCTGATGACTGCGCGCGGTGGCTCCAAAGGAGTACCGCGTAAGAATCTCCGCAAACTTTCCGGTCTCTCGCTGATTGGATTCAAAGCCGGCGCCGCACTCCGCTCGAGGTATTGCCAGCGCATCGTCATGTCGACGGACAGCGAGGAGATCCAAGCCGAGGCGCGCCGGTTCGGGGTGGAAATCCCCTTTACGCGTCCCGCCGAGTTGGCAAGCGACACGGCCTCCAGTGCAGACGTGATCTGGCACGCCATGGACTTCTTCGACGAAACGGAGGGGAAGGGGCGCTTCGACGCGATCATGCTGCTCGAGCCGTCCACGCCCTTCGGGCGGACCGAAGACTACGATCGCGCGATCGAGCTCATGATGCGAACGGGGGCGAATGCCGTCGTCGGCATGCGAAAGGTCGAAACGAGCTCGGTGTTCGTGGGACCGCTGGATGCCGAAGGGCACATTCCCACGATTGTCCGAAAAATGCGCGAGTTTCGCTCCTCGCCCGGGCGCCAGGAAGTACCGACCGAGTACACGATGAACGGCGCGCTTTACCTGTTTCGCTGGGACTACTTCCGCGCGCACAAGAACATTTATCACGACGAAAATACCTACGGCCTCGTGATGCCGCAGCACGTGTCGCTCGAAATCGACGAGATGCACGATCTGGCCTATGCCGAGTTTCTCGTCGAACGCGGCTACATCGATAAGCGCGATTACATGCTTGATATACCCTTGAGTAAGGAGAATCCTCGTGAGCTCGAATACCGGTGA